From Pandoraea vervacti, the proteins below share one genomic window:
- a CDS encoding glycerate kinase, with product MSSNAQAPIIVIAPDSFKGSLSAPEVAQAIASGIARVLPQADLRLRPMADGGEGTLDALLSAGGRRVPLSVRGAGSASVTAEYGVMPDGTGVLESANVVSITDPVGMQTPVAERSTLGLGELLRALLDTGARRVLIGLGGSSTNDGGAGLLVGLGARLLDEAGAEVQPVPAALHRVASIDLNGLDARLKDCELIAMSDVNNPLNGKQGATAIFGPQKGVSEAQVEPLDRAIAHFAGHAHRAFNASEAASRAGAGAAGGLGFALHLLGAQFRSGAEVVAERVGLPQAVQGADWLITGEGRSDGQTLSGKTPMIAAQVAIKAGATASLLSGAIDRSALESLSRVFSGCFSLTFGPTTLEKAIADAAGLLADSAEQMTRLRYTHKG from the coding sequence ATGTCCAGCAATGCGCAAGCCCCGATCATCGTCATCGCCCCCGATTCGTTCAAAGGTTCGCTGAGTGCGCCCGAAGTAGCCCAAGCCATCGCCTCCGGTATTGCGCGTGTGCTGCCGCAGGCCGATCTGCGCCTGCGTCCGATGGCCGACGGTGGCGAAGGCACGCTCGACGCCCTGCTCTCTGCGGGCGGACGCCGCGTGCCCTTGTCGGTGCGCGGTGCGGGCAGCGCCTCGGTGACGGCTGAGTACGGCGTCATGCCGGACGGCACGGGCGTGCTGGAAAGCGCCAACGTCGTGAGCATCACCGATCCGGTCGGCATGCAGACGCCGGTGGCCGAACGCTCGACGCTGGGACTGGGCGAGTTGCTGCGCGCTTTGCTCGATACGGGCGCGCGCCGCGTGCTGATCGGTCTGGGCGGCAGCAGCACGAACGATGGCGGCGCGGGTCTGCTTGTCGGGCTGGGCGCACGCCTGCTCGATGAGGCCGGCGCGGAAGTCCAACCGGTGCCGGCCGCACTGCATCGCGTGGCGTCGATCGATCTGAACGGACTCGACGCCCGCCTGAAGGATTGCGAACTGATCGCCATGTCGGACGTGAACAACCCGCTCAATGGCAAGCAAGGCGCGACGGCAATCTTCGGGCCGCAAAAGGGCGTGAGCGAAGCGCAGGTCGAACCGCTCGACCGCGCCATCGCGCATTTCGCCGGCCATGCGCATCGTGCGTTCAACGCCAGTGAAGCCGCGAGCCGCGCAGGCGCCGGTGCGGCGGGCGGGCTGGGTTTCGCGTTGCATCTGCTCGGCGCGCAGTTCCGCTCCGGTGCGGAAGTGGTGGCCGAGCGCGTGGGGCTGCCGCAAGCCGTGCAAGGCGCCGACTGGCTGATTACCGGCGAAGGTCGCAGCGATGGCCAGACGCTGTCGGGTAAGACGCCGATGATCGCCGCACAGGTCGCCATCAAGGCCGGCGCCACGGCGTCGCTGCTCTCGGGCGCGATCGACCGCAGCGCGCTGGAGAGCCTCTCACGCGTGTTCTCCGGGTGCTTCTCGCTGACGTTCGGTCCGACCACGCTGGAAAAGGCTATCGCCGACGCCGCCGGCTTGCTCGCCGACAGCGCGGAACAGATGACGCGTCTGCGTTATACGCATAAGGGTTGA
- a CDS encoding bifunctional 2-methylcitrate dehydratase/aconitate hydratase has translation MLSDIADYVLTYEIGSDLAFETARYCLIDTLGCGFEALSYPACTKLLGPIVPGTIVPNGAKVPGTPYQLDPVQAAFSLGAMIRWLDFNDTWLAAEWGHPSDNLGGILMTADWLSRTAIAQAQPPLTMRHVLAAMIKAHEIQGCLALENSFNQVGLDHVVLVKVASTAVVGEMLGLSRDELINALSLAFVDGQSLRTYRHAPNTGSRKSWAAGDATSRAVRLALMARAGEMGYPSVLTARTWGFYDVLFKGKPFVFQRPYGSYVMENVLFKIAFPAEFHAQTAAEAAMTLHRQLAAMGRSAQDIRSVKIRTHAAAIRIIDKQGPLANPADRDHCIQYMVAVPLLFGRLTAADYEDDVAADPRIDALRAKIVCEEDPQFTRDYHDPNKRSIANGLSVVLNDGTALDEVLVEYPIGHKRRRDEGIPLLVEKFKTNLARRFAARAQARILDVALDRQRLEAMPVHQFVDLMV, from the coding sequence GGCAGCGATCTCGCCTTCGAGACCGCGCGCTACTGTCTCATCGACACGCTCGGATGCGGTTTCGAAGCGCTGTCGTATCCCGCGTGTACCAAGCTGCTCGGCCCCATCGTGCCGGGCACCATCGTTCCGAACGGCGCGAAGGTGCCCGGCACGCCGTATCAGCTCGATCCGGTGCAGGCGGCGTTCAGTCTGGGCGCGATGATCCGCTGGCTCGATTTCAACGACACGTGGCTCGCCGCCGAATGGGGGCACCCGTCTGACAACCTCGGCGGCATTCTCATGACGGCCGACTGGCTCTCGCGTACGGCGATTGCGCAGGCACAGCCGCCGCTGACGATGCGTCACGTGCTTGCGGCGATGATCAAGGCGCATGAAATTCAGGGCTGTCTGGCGCTGGAGAATTCGTTCAATCAGGTCGGGCTCGATCATGTGGTGCTGGTCAAGGTCGCGTCGACGGCGGTCGTCGGCGAGATGCTGGGGTTGTCGCGCGACGAACTGATCAACGCGCTTTCGCTGGCCTTTGTCGACGGTCAAAGCCTGCGGACCTACCGGCATGCACCGAACACCGGCAGCCGAAAGTCGTGGGCGGCGGGCGACGCCACGAGTCGCGCCGTGCGTCTGGCGCTCATGGCGCGCGCGGGCGAGATGGGCTACCCGTCGGTGTTGACGGCCAGGACGTGGGGCTTCTACGACGTGCTCTTCAAAGGCAAGCCGTTCGTGTTCCAGCGACCTTACGGGTCGTATGTGATGGAGAACGTGCTGTTCAAGATCGCGTTTCCCGCCGAGTTTCATGCGCAGACGGCGGCCGAGGCGGCGATGACGCTGCACCGTCAACTGGCGGCGATGGGACGCAGCGCGCAGGACATCCGTTCGGTGAAGATTCGCACGCACGCGGCGGCCATTCGCATCATCGACAAGCAGGGGCCGCTCGCCAATCCGGCCGATCGCGATCACTGCATTCAGTACATGGTGGCCGTGCCGTTGCTGTTTGGCCGATTGACGGCGGCGGACTACGAGGACGATGTGGCCGCCGATCCCCGTATCGATGCCTTACGGGCGAAGATCGTGTGCGAGGAGGACCCGCAGTTCACGCGCGACTATCACGATCCCAACAAGCGCTCGATTGCCAATGGCCTGAGCGTCGTCCTGAACGACGGCACTGCACTCGATGAGGTGCTCGTCGAATATCCGATCGGTCACAAGCGGCGTCGCGACGAGGGGATCCCGTTGCTCGTGGAGAAATTCAAAACGAACCTCGCCCGGCGCTTTGCCGCCCGCGCGCAGGCCCGCATTCTCGACGTGGCACTGGACCGGCAACGGCTCGAAGCCATGCCCGTGCACCAGTTTGTCGATTTGATGGTGTGA